In one window of Megalops cyprinoides isolate fMegCyp1 chromosome 24, fMegCyp1.pri, whole genome shotgun sequence DNA:
- the LOC118771232 gene encoding inositol monophosphatase 3-like, whose product MAPMGIRLSPLGGAVFFLLGLGIIYHLYSGVISNRIAAFRQRRTVDLRELLALSIEAAVRGGREVKRVREGNTLEEKSKGKTKEGANEMLTSGDLLSHRKMYHLIKNTFPFLQVKSEEHDDTGEDETAVWDHVIPPDIQLITSSKEVPAEGVTVWIDPLDATQEYTENLCKYVTTMVCVAQNGVPVIGVIHKPFTDYTAWAMVGAGSNIRARASYNEKSPKVIVSRSHAGKVKGFVQSAFGNDTVILPAGGAGYKVLALLDPTDEKYEQADVYIHITYIKKWDICAGDAILKALGGHMTTLKGEDIDYWGSEANDGGVLASVNVDHEVLLAKLPSQDTQKNT is encoded by the exons ATGGCTCCGATGGGAATCCGCCTGTCTCCTCTCGGAGGTGCTGTATTCTTTTTGCTGGGTCTCGGCATAATCTACCATCTTTACTCCGGCGTTATATCCAACAGAATTGCGGCGTTCCGGCAGCGGAGGACCGTGGATCTGCGGGAGCTGCTCGCCCTGTCGATCGAGGCTGCGGTCCGAGGCGGCCGCGAAGTGAAGCGCGTCCGGGAGGGCAACACTTTGGAGGAGAAATCTAAGGGCAAAACCAAGGAGGGGGCGAACGAGATGCTCACGTCGGGAGACCTTCTCTCTCACAGGAAGATGTATCACCTCATAAAGAACACGTTTCCGTTTTTACAG GTGAAATCAGAGGAACACGACGACACCGGCGAGGACGAGACAGCCGTCTGGGACCACGTGATTCCCCCCGACATACAACTGATCACCAGTAGCAAAGAGGTGCCGGCAGAGGGCGTCACTGTGTGGATTGACCCCTTGGACGCCACTCAGGAGTACACAG AGAATCTTTGCAAGTATGTCACCACAATGGTCTGTGTTGCACAGAATGGTGTGCCTGTTATAGGTGTTATCCATAAGCCTTTCACAGACTACACAG ctTGGGCCATGGTGGGCGCGGGTTCGAACATCAGGGCCCGCGCGTCGTACAACGAGAAGTCGCCGAAGGTCATCGTGTCACGCTCCCATGCAGGGAAAGTGAAGGGGTTCGTCCAATCCGCTTTTGGGAACGACACGGTCATCCTGCCCGCTGGGGGAGCAG GCTACAAGGTCCTCGCCCTCCTGGACCCAACCGATGAGAAGTACGAGCAGGCGGACGTGTACATCCACATCACCTACATAAAGAAGTGGGACATATGCGCAGGGGACGCCATTTTGAAGGCGCTgggaggtcacatgaccacccTGAAGGGAGAGGATATAGACTACTGGGGCTCCGAGGCCAATGATGGCGGGGTTCTGGCCAGCGTTAATGTGGATCACGAGGTGCTGCTGGCCAAACTGCCGAGCCAGGACACCCAGAAAAACACTTAA